GTTGAATTCGCCGGACAATCCGCCTTGAATATCGCTATCCCCATTTTAACAAGGAGAAACTCGTTGACCGCAGAGAAATCCCGATTCGTGGTTTCTGTTCTGGCTTTCGACCGCATCGGCCTCATCCAAGCTATCACATCCGCCATCGCCGATCGGGGCGGCGATATCGACGGCATGAGCCAGACGGTTATTCGCGGCTATTTTACCGTCATCATCACGGCGAAATTCGACGGCATTTACGAGAAGGAAGAAATCCGCGACGCGATTTTGCAGAATTTCCAGCCCGGCGAAGCCTCCGTCGTCGTCAGAGATTACGAGGAAAATTCCCGCCATCCCATCGGCCAAACCGAGCGCTATATCCTGACCCTCACCGGCAAAGACCGGCCGGGCATCCTTAAAATGGTTTCATCCTATCTGGCCGAGAGCCATATCAATATCGAAGATTATTATTTTACGATTCAAGGCGAGGACGTAACCCATATCGGGGAACTGTCTATCCCCATCAATACCGACATTAAACAGCTGCTCGGCGAGTTGCATACGCTGGTCTCTTCCATCGGACTAGCGCCAGCGCTGCAACATGAAAATCTGTTCCGGGCGGCGAACGACATTTTTTCCATCCGTCAATTGTTCAAAGAGCGATCATGCGAAAAGTAGACGATATTCTCAATACGGTGCGCATGTTGGAAGAAGGCAATCTCGACGTGCGGACGGTGACCATGGGCGTCAACATCGACGGCTGCGCCCATCCCGACGCCGCCAAGGCATCCGTGGCGGTTTATAAAAAGATTCATTCCCTGGCGAAAGAACTGGTTCCACTCTGCGACCGGCTCACCACGAAATACGGCCTGCCCATCGTTAATAAACGGCTGGCGGTCTCGCCGGTCAGCCGCCTATTGGAAGGCCATTCGGAAGCGGACGCCATGCAGATCGCCTATGCGCTGGATCGCGCCGCCGCCGACGTTAAGGTGGATTTGATCGGAGGCTACACCGCGTTGGTTCAGCGCGGCGTAACCGATGGGGAAGCGTTGT
This genomic window from Candidatus Omnitrophota bacterium contains:
- a CDS encoding ACT domain-containing protein, coding for MTAEKSRFVVSVLAFDRIGLIQAITSAIADRGGDIDGMSQTVIRGYFTVIITAKFDGIYEKEEIRDAILQNFQPGEASVVVRDYEENSRHPIGQTERYILTLTGKDRPGILKMVSSYLAESHINIEDYYFTIQGEDVTHIGELSIPINTDIKQLLGELHTLVSSIGLAPALQHENLFRAANDIFSIRQLFKERSCEK